In Sylvia atricapilla isolate bSylAtr1 chromosome 27, bSylAtr1.pri, whole genome shotgun sequence, one genomic interval encodes:
- the FBXO47 gene encoding F-box only protein 47: MVLNYLSVKDISTLSMVSKTISGRLINYICTSSGSRRLLLQDFHRPELPARRGGTSILEHYRALGLLLKRCTLLLPTRDRLKYVHKVLSGVSCFKLNGCASPLHCLGLQCYGVFLQILTAGWDELECHRVFNFLWELGNLARKVQTVVSSKPGSARRLELRIRLFCRGVLLSPGSHRSDSAFWLTRILKPWPMVNQARLLYIIFGPVSSRDGHVVWQKMIEGPTDESSLKGLADAIKLLYGTEAREWTADDVISLVDELSVVPQEWLMENNARLLLLSGNSICFTFLASKAVNGRAVELARLMVFMALVCEKDLYCMDWAVKMMQKVCKVFSTPWERNNFLQCLENTFAHMLMDTLQAVLAGDRDEEDSSFLNLFHLVNAQANFHKEILYLAMGSSSST, from the exons ATGGTGCTGAATTATCTCTCAG tgaAGGACATCAGCACGTTGAGCATGGTGTCCAAAACCATCAGCGGCCGCCTGATTAATTACATCTGCACCTCGTCAGGGAGCCgccggctgctgctgcaggacttcCACCGCCCCGAGCTGCCCGCCAGGAGAGGGGGAACCTCCATCCTGGAGCACTACAGAGCTCTAG ggctgctgctcaaACGCTGcacgctgctgctgcccaccaggGACAGGCTCAAGTACGTGCACAAGGTGCTCTCGGGG GTTTCCTGTTTCAAGCTGAatggctgtgccagccccctgCACTGCCTGGGCCTGCAGTGCTATGGAGTGTTCCTGCAG ATCCTCACCGCGGGCTGGGATGAGCTCGAGTGTCACCGGGTCTTCAATTTCCTCTGGGAGCTCGGCAATTTGGCCCGGAAAGTGCAGACCGTGGTCAGCAGCAAACCAG GCAGCGCCCGGCGCCTGGAGCTGCGGATCCGCCTCTTCTGCCGCggggtgctgctgtcccccggGAGCCACCGCAGCGACAGCGCCTTCTGGCTGACCCGGATCCTCAAACCCTGGCCCATGGTCAACCAGGCTCGTCTCCTCTACATCATCTTCGGGCCCGTGTCCTCCCGCGACG GACACGTGGTGTGGCAGAAAATGATAGAAGGACCAACAGATGAGAGCAGTCTGAAGGGTTTAGCTGATGCAATTAAGCTGCTGTATGGTACAGAAGCTAGAGAGTGGACAGCAGATGATGTTATCAGTCTTGTGGATGAGCTGTCAG TGGTTCCTCAGGAGTGGCTGATGGAGAACAACGCCcggctcctcctcctcagtggCAACAGCATCTGCTTCACCTTCCTGGCCAGCAAAGCTGTCAatggcagagctgtggagcTGGCCAGGCTCATGGTCTTCATGGCTCTG GTGTGTGAGAAGGACCTGTACTGCATGGACTGGGCAGTGAAGATGATGCAGAAGGTCTGCAAGGTTTTCAGCACTCCCTGGGAGAGAAACAActtcctgcagtgcctggagaaCACCTTTGCTCACATGCTGATGGACAcgctgcaggcagtgctggcag gggacagggatgaggaggaCAGCAGCTTCCTGAACCTGTTCCACCTGGTGAATGCACAGGCCAACTTCCACAAGGAAATCCTCTACCTGgccatgggcagcagcagcagcacctga